The following proteins are encoded in a genomic region of Hippopotamus amphibius kiboko isolate mHipAmp2 chromosome 8, mHipAmp2.hap2, whole genome shotgun sequence:
- the LOC130858893 gene encoding zinc finger CCHC-type and RNA-binding motif-containing protein 1 codes for MSGGLAPSKSTVYVSNLPFSLTNNDLYRIFSKYGKVVKVTIMKDKDTRKSKGVAFILFLDKDSAQNCTRAINNKQLFGRVIKASIAIDNGRAAEFIRRRNYFDKSKCYECGESGHLSYACPKNMLGEREPPKKKEKKKKKKIPEPEEEIEEVEESEDEGEDPALDSLSQAIAFQQAKIEEEQNKWKPSSGGPSTSDDSRRPRIKKSAYFSDEEELSD; via the coding sequence ATGAGTGGTGGATTGGCCCCAAGTAAAAGCACAGTGTATGTATCCAACCTGCCCTTTTCCCTGACCAACAATGACTTATATCGGATATTTTCCAAGTATGGCAAAGTTGTAAAGGTTACTATAATGAAAGATAAAGATACCAGGAAGAGTAAAGGGGttgcattcattttatttctggataAGGACTCTGCACAAAACTGTACCAGGGCAATAAACAACAAACAGTTATTTGGTAGAGTGATAAAAGCAAGCATTGCTATTGACAATGGAAGAGCAGCTGAGTTCATCCGAAGACGAAACTACTTTGATAAATCTAAGTGTTATGAATGTGGGGAAAGTGGACACTTAAGTTACGCGTGTCCTAAAAATATGCTTGGAGAACGTGAACctccaaagaagaaagagaaaaagaaaaaaaagaaaattcctgaaccagaggaagaaattgaagaagtAGAAGAAAGTGAAGATGAAGGGGAAGATCCTGCTCTTGACAGCCTCAGTCAGGCCATAGCTTTCCAGCAAGCCAAAattgaagaagaacaaaataagtgGAAGCCCAGTTCAGGGGGTCCCTCGACGTCCGATGACTCAAGACgcccaaggataaagaaaagcGCTTATTTCAGTGATGAGGAGGAGCTTAGTGATTAA